In a genomic window of Ignavibacteria bacterium:
- the rseP gene encoding RIP metalloprotease RseP produces the protein MEKLIDMEFLQPTIAFIIVIGVLVFIHELGHFLAARWTGMRADVFAIGMGPRVMGWNPKTGFSFGKLPADLELDGGTDYRLCALPIGGYVKILGMVDESMDTDFAGRPAEPYEFRSKKNWQKAIVLSAGVIMNFLLAIVVFWLLPLFYGHEEMATTKIAWVDPTSTVAASGFASGDKVISVDGVAVSTWEDCAEQLGLSTNTGMRKVVVQREGVTRTIELASADLVRSMAAGQGLGLYPSDMKIVFGGVVTLSPAGRAGVQAGDVVLAVDSMPVRALPQFQRYVRAHASKPITLHVERNGTPMPVNLTVGSDSTIGVQLEGSYVGPRKTETFAVFESLTMAVSETGNTIAMIGTSVTHVFRGTVSVKQSFGGPIQIAKMASRSSDLGLEAFLRFMALISISLGVMNLLPLPGLDGGHLVFVGIEAVIRREISTNVKIRFQQVGIALLLILMAFVFYLDLTR, from the coding sequence ATGGAAAAGCTGATCGACATGGAATTTCTACAGCCAACAATTGCCTTTATCATCGTCATCGGCGTCCTCGTCTTCATTCACGAGCTTGGGCACTTCCTTGCGGCTCGTTGGACGGGGATGCGCGCAGATGTCTTCGCCATCGGGATGGGTCCGCGTGTGATGGGATGGAATCCCAAGACGGGCTTCTCGTTTGGCAAACTCCCCGCAGACCTAGAGCTCGACGGCGGTACGGACTATCGACTGTGCGCCCTACCGATCGGCGGATATGTGAAGATCCTCGGTATGGTGGATGAGTCCATGGATACCGACTTCGCGGGACGTCCGGCCGAACCCTATGAGTTCCGTTCTAAGAAGAATTGGCAGAAGGCCATCGTCCTCAGTGCCGGCGTGATCATGAATTTCTTGTTGGCCATCGTCGTGTTCTGGCTCTTGCCGCTCTTCTATGGTCACGAAGAAATGGCCACAACGAAGATCGCATGGGTCGACCCAACCTCAACCGTTGCTGCATCTGGATTCGCTTCCGGCGACAAGGTGATATCCGTTGATGGTGTTGCAGTGTCTACTTGGGAAGATTGTGCCGAACAACTCGGTCTCTCAACCAACACCGGTATGCGGAAGGTGGTTGTACAACGCGAGGGTGTTACTCGGACGATCGAGCTTGCAAGTGCAGACCTTGTTCGTTCGATGGCTGCCGGACAGGGCTTGGGACTGTACCCTTCGGACATGAAGATCGTGTTCGGTGGTGTGGTTACTCTGTCGCCTGCCGGACGTGCCGGAGTGCAGGCCGGAGATGTTGTGCTGGCCGTAGACTCCATGCCCGTGCGTGCTCTCCCTCAGTTCCAGCGCTATGTACGCGCCCATGCATCAAAGCCGATCACGCTCCATGTTGAGCGAAACGGAACGCCAATGCCGGTGAACCTTACCGTTGGATCGGACTCGACGATCGGTGTTCAGCTTGAAGGTTCCTACGTTGGTCCGCGCAAGACCGAGACTTTTGCCGTCTTCGAATCATTGACCATGGCCGTGAGTGAGACGGGAAACACCATCGCGATGATCGGCACCTCGGTCACACACGTCTTCCGCGGTACTGTATCTGTGAAGCAGAGTTTTGGCGGACCGATCCAGATCGCAAAGATGGCCTCCCGCAGCTCTGACCTTGGACTCGAGGCCTTCCTCAGGTTCATGGCCTTGATCTCGATCTCCCTTGGTGTGATGAACCTCCTCCCGCTTCCGGGACTTGACGGCGGACACCTTGTCTTTGTTGGTATCGAAGCCGTGATCCGCAGAGAGATCTCTACCAACGTGAAGATCCGCTTC